GCGCAGGGCAGTTCGGGGACCAGAGATGTCGCAGGGTGACATTGGCAGGAGGGAGTGTGGGGAGGGGGTGCCTGCATGCGTGTCGAGCCTGGCTTGCCTGGCAGCACTAAATCAGTTGGTCCCAGCACGTTTTGGGGTGCCCTTTCCATTGCTGAACTTGGCTGCTGCCAGCACTCTCTGCtcgctgtccccatccccagtgccatTGACCTCAGCAGAGCCCGTGAAGCAAGGGGTGCAGGATCAGGGCATTGCAGAGACAGAGGCAGCAGTTTGCTCCTAGTCCGGAGTGTGATTTAGGCTCGCTTTAGCTTGTGCCTGTGCCCACAGCCCCCTCCTACCATTCAGAGCATCATCCCGCAAAGCCGCCCTCTCCAGAGCAACATCGCTGCCCTCGCTGGGTCTCGCCGGTGACTGAGCGTCCTGGGGTAGAGATGTGCGAGACTGGGTGGACCACAGTCCTGAGGAACTCAGTAGCCCTTGTGCAGAGATCAGAGAGGAGAAATAAGGCATCAATGGGATTATTCCCATAATAAGGCTGTAGACTTGGAAACCTTGTTGTCTGTGCTCTAATTACCTTGCCCAATTGTGCTTATGGCTGATGCTGGGCAAGAGGTGACAGTGGTGAGATGGGACAGTCCCAGCTGACTTCTTAGTGCCATGGGAAAATCTTTGGTGCTTGGCACAGCACAGAGCTTTTGAGGTGCAAACAGGTAGCCACCGTCCCTATCGGAGCTTGCCCTGGGGAGGGGAGCCGGCTCTGGGGACAGCAGCTGCAGGGCCGGGCAGAAGGatgtcctgtccccatcctcccccttccctggggaTGGATGGGCTTCGGGGCTCGAgttcccagggcagaggcagggagggaaggtgaCAGGTCTATTTATAGGCGGCCCATCGACCCGGCGATTTGCATAGCTCCTTTGGAAGTCGATCGATGCCTCCATTAAAAAACTGAGACCAAATCAATACGCCCTCTCGACTCGTGCAAAGGTGAAAGGCATTAAAAGGATGGCCGTACCCTTCGCGCCTCCCCTGCCAGCTGCAAAGTCACTGCTCCTCCTGCAGTCCTGGCCCGGCAGAGAGGCACAGAGCGgtgtcccctgggctggggacagctggCAGCACGCTGTGCACTTCCAGAGGGTGCCTGCCTGCAGGCTCGCCCGGACCTGCCTCTGTTTGCAGGGGAGCTGCCTTGTTCTCCACCGGCCGGTGCGTGCCCTGCTCGCTGCCCTGCCTCCCTTCTGGGATGTCTCTGTGCCACCTGAGCCACGTGGAGCCGGGCAAGGCAGTGCTACTCCCCCTCCGGCACGGCTCAGGGTGGCAAAGGGATGTGaccaagggcagggacacagTGGCGGGGTAGAGGGGACAAGGCTGGCTCTTAACCTCGTGCCTTGATTTTTAGGGCTCTCTCTGGCCCAGCAACCTCCCTGCCCAGCGTGTGCCCACAGTGCCCAGCATCGGGCATTGCTGGGGGCTCCATCTGCCCCATCCCAGAGCCCCTCTgacctccctctctccatccctctcctgctctccctcagCCAAGCTCATTGTGGAGACGGACACCTTCGGGAGCCGCGTGCGCATCAAGGGGGCGGCCACAGGTTTCTACATCTGCATGAACAAGAAGGGGAAGCTGATCGGCAAGGTAGGGCGCTGGGCTGGAGGGAtgtgctgtgggtgctgagcagagCTTGCCGGGAGACGAGCCCTTGTCCCATACGGAGCCCATCCTTGGGGATGGGAAGGTGGGATGGGGGTCCCTTTGGAGGGCGAGGGGATGAGCCATCccgcagcatgggcagcaggagggaaggaggggagcaagGGAGGCGGGCGTGTGCTGTATGGGGCGCATTCCTTGTATCTCCCCGAACAAATAGGCGGATTGCTGGGCTATTCTCCCCGATTACATGGTACATGTGCCGGGAATGTTAAGATGTTCCGTGGAGCTGGCCCCGAGGCCGGGCCCCACCGCACGCTGGTTAGTCACGCTCCCTCCAAGCTTCGAcgctccctccctgggggcagaggGGCCTGGATGTGCAAAATCCTGCTGGGACAGTGATTGTCTGGGAGGATTTTCCATGGTGGCTCCTTCCTTGGGGCTGGCCAATGTGGGTCCCCTCCCTGGTCCCACTGCTGCCCATaatggcggggggaggaggggggagctcACGCTCCAGCTACACCCGTGCTCCTTGCCACCATCATCATCTCTTCTGTCCCTTGATGCCTCTCCTATATTACATACCCCAGGAGATACAGGGTGGTTGGGTGAATTGCCACTGAGATGGAGAGTTTGCTTGTAGTCATGCTGACAGGGGAATCCAGCCCCTGGCATAGATGGGGCTGGGAACAGGCAAAAATCCCCTTAGGGGTGCAGTGGGAATCAAGGCTGGGACAAGCTGCTCTGGCGCTCCCAGCCCGGTGCTGGCATCCCATGGAGGAGGCAAGCTGCTATGAGCAGCATCTGGTGTGCCACAATGCCTGCTCCCCACAGCTTTCCaaggaaaagcagattttgggCAATTCTTCTGACCTGTGGGAGAAGAGGTGGGAAAAGTGAGCCCTTGGCTGCGCGCAGGCTCTGCAGCCCTGCTAAGACATCAGCCAGTCCAGCTTGGGGTAGCAAGGAGAAGCCCTCTGACTGGGCACCCGTTGCTTaagtctgtgtcccccccccaactctgtcCCCTTCTCAGAGCAATGGCAAAGGCAAGGACTGCGTCTTCACGGAGATTGTCCTGGAGAACAACTACACGGCGCTGCAGAACGCCAAGTACGAGGGCTGGTACATGGCCTTCACCCGCAAGGGCCGCCCACGCAAGGGCTCCAAGACCCGGCAGCACCAACGGGAGGTGCACTTCATGAAGAGGCTTCCCAAAGGCCACCAGACCACCGAGCCCCACAGACGCTTTGAGTTCCTCAACTACCCCTTCAACCGGAGAAGTAAAAGGACTAGAAACTCCAACTCCAGGGTGGGCCCTTGACTTACTtgcctctgcccaccctgcctgcacctctcctGGAGGACTCTCCTTCCTCTGAGCTCGGTGGACTATATGTTAGAGACTTTCCCATATGGgtattaaacacaaaaataagggagggggggaggataaaaaaaaaaaaacttacctgCTCTAGTTGTTgataatttttttgggggggggttgtttggtttttacaaaaagaaaaaaggagaaaaaaaaagaaagaggctcTATTTTTGTACTCcaactttaaaagaaatgaatCGTTCAAAGACTGGTGAAGGGGGAAGAGCCCTTCGCTTAGAAATGTTCTAGTCTGTTTGGGGTCgcgttttattttttaattttttttttgtagctgtaggggaaaaggagaaaaaaaaaatcaccatttaaaacaaacaagcaaaaaaaaaaaaaaaagaaatccaaatctGGGAGTGATGTGCTACTTTAAATGAACTGAATTAACGCTTACCAGAGAAGATGGAAAGGTTGAAAACAATTAAGGGAAAGGGATTTATTTCAGAGGTGGCCTGAGGTCTCCTGGGTGGGTTTTGCAGCCTGGGTGATGTGAGGGCACTGTCTGGGGGACTGGCTGCAATGCCTGGGCCGAGACCTGCTGGATGCTTTCCTTCCTTGGATGCGCCTACTTCTTCGGCTGAGCGAGGGGTTGCTGGAAGCCGCTCGCATCCTTCCAGAAGTGCTGCTGGCTTCACAACTcccaacttatttttttttttctcaggagggGACGGGGGTGATGGACACCCCGAGAAAGTCCTGAACTGACTTGGTACCTCTTGCCCATGAGAGCATCTTTGGCATTTGGTTTGCTTTAAACTACTAAGGTGAGGCAGTGGGTGGCAGCTGCCGTGGAGCAGGCTGGgacctgggtttggttttggttttttttccatgtggaaaATGTGAACTTCTCACCAAAaattgatacctttttttttctgtttctatttttttatcaGATGGAATTTTTCATccgtggaattaaaaaaaaagtttacaaatgACTGTGGAGCCGTTTTGGGCTAGTTTTGTCCTAATACTCAGTTTGCGGTTGGCACTTCCATTGTCAACTGTCTCTTCCAGGTTTGCTCTTTGAGAAATATCACTGTCCTTGtcttcccaggaaaggagaggttttgaaagaaaacttctgTGTTTGACAGAAGCCTAATTTtctatttagggaaaaaaaaaaaaccaaaaaacaaaacctctaaGGAAATATTAAATCTCTTGAGTGAACATCCCCAACCAGCCCCGCTCTGCACATGCTGCCCTGGGACTGTGACTCTCTCCAAAGGGTTAAAGCAATTATTCTTCACGGGGGAGGGCAAACAAAGACACTGGATAGGAGCCAGAACCAGGGGTGACTTTTtatccaatctttttttttttttttgattgtttgttttttgtttccttgaggatttttttttgtgtgttttgttttggttgtgtacAAATTGAATATGAAAtgattgaaatatttatttaatatgtgCATTAAAAATTTGTATTAGTTTAACTGAGCCTGATGCTTTCcagggaggggctggggctggagaggcaggttggagaggggcagaggaggaTGGTGAGGTGCAggatggggctgaggggacaagggagcagaCATGGGATGTGAAAAGATGCCCCAAGATCTCAGTTCCTGATGGGTCTTGTGGAAATCATGGTTTTCCTTGCAGCACATTCCAGGTTTAATGGGCAGATACCACCACCTTGCCCTGTGGGGACAGGCCCAttgcaggctggatggggcataGCGCAGCAGAGTCTTGACGACCAGTTTTAAGCATGGGATGAGGCTTTCCAAGAGAGAATAACTGCTCCTGTCTGGTCTAGATGAGCTTGGTGTCTGTGCAAAATGAGCTGCTGGGTCCTCTCCTTTGGTGGATACTCGGCCCTGATGAAGTGCTGGGTCTTGCTCAGAGGAGCTGATGGAGGACTCTTGATACGGAGTGGTCTCAGATATGGAAGGATGCAAGAAtaaaattgttaaatatttttttttctttaaaataattgcagAAATAGAGCAGCCTTGCCAGGTGAGAGTCTGGCCACGGCCAGTACCGGTCCCACTTGTGCTGCCATCCTCAGGGGTTGCCTGCGGCATCGCTTAGTGCTCAGGATATTGCTTGTCCGCTGGGTGCGAGAACGAGCCACCCCCTGGCTGATGCCACAGGCTTGGCTGAGCTGTCAATATATATGTCATTAATTTCAAGGAGAGAAGGCTAGGGACTGAGCGCTCAGCCGTGATCTGTCTGAGCATCACTGCTGCGTCTCAGAGGTCGTGGGTGACGCTTGGGCCACAGGACAGCACTAGCAAAGGCAGATGGCATTTGCCTGGCTGTCCCAGGAGGGATCCAAGGACTGCAGAAGTTTGGAGCCAACCGTGGTGGGGCAACCCCATGTTGTGGTTTCCAGACTACAGGAACTGAAAGTGAGTGGCTCCTGGCTTTTCCCCAGGCAGAGATGGTGTTTGATAGTCCTTAATGggtgcttttctttcattaatttgTCTAATGGCTTTGTGAACCTGGGTGAATCGGTTGCTGCTCCAGGCAAGAGTAGCAGAGGGGCAAGACTGGCTCCATGCAGGTTAGCGGAGCTCTCCTCCCTTGTTATCTGTCCCCCAGGGACAGTGATGGCAGGGAAGGGTGTAGAGTGGGTGCTCAGCCTCCTGGAGGCTGTTCCTCCATCCCTGCCATCCTGGGTGCAGCCGAGCGCTGGAGCAGGGGGTAGCCAGCACCCTGGGGTTTGAGCTGGGGAAGGACACCCCTGTATCACACGccatccccagctcctgccatctgctctgctggagcctgCCTTTGCAAAAGGCACCCAGGTCTGACTCCTGGGAAGGGACTCCCTGCTTTCCCAGATCGGTTGGTCCCCAGTTAATTAGCCCCTTTTTATTAAAGGTTTTTGGGTGGCGGTGCTGCCTAGGAACTGCCTATTGGGGCTTTGTTTATTGCTTGAATTTGTTCAGCTTCCAGCCAGCaaatgttgttttgcttttgcttggaAGATTAAAGAGCCCACTACTAGTTAGTTAATGAGTAAGTGAATTAATTAATGGCTCCTCATACCCTGGTTCTGCACTGATATCGCTTAGTCCCTGGAATGGCTGGAGCCGCTCATGCTCTTCCCAGTGACCTGGGCACTGTAGGGTCCTGAGTGTGTGGTCCTCTGGGGCTGGTAGCTCCCACCACCCATGCAGAGAGATGGGGACAGTCCCTGGTGGTACCTACTGTTCCTCTGGGTATGTAGAAATCCTGGCTGCTCGTTGAATGCACAGGGTCAATCATCAACCCATGAATCTGGgacttttccctcctcctttgccaTCAGTGGGTACACGGACCAAGCTTGAGAATCACAGCCACCCAAAGGCCCTGGGGACTGCTGGACCCAGGACAGTGCTGGGGATGGGAGGCTTTGGAAGTGTGTCTTAGCTTCCATCAACTCATACTGTTAACATTGGTGTTTTGGGCAGAAACACCTGCTCCGAGCTATCAAAGTCCCTCTGATGGAGTTGTGCCTGTCCCTAGCACCAACAGTCCCTGTGG
The window above is part of the Numenius arquata chromosome 15, bNumArq3.hap1.1, whole genome shotgun sequence genome. Proteins encoded here:
- the FGF8 gene encoding fibroblast growth factor 8, with the translated sequence MDPCSSLFSYVLMHLFVLCLQAQVTVQSPPNFTQHVREQSLVTDQLSRRLVRTYQLYSRTSGKHVQILDNKKINAMAEDGDVHAKLIVETDTFGSRVRIKGAATGFYICMNKKGKLIGKSNGKGKDCVFTEIVLENNYTALQNAKYEGWYMAFTRKGRPRKGSKTRQHQREVHFMKRLPKGHQTTEPHRRFEFLNYPFNRRSKRTRNSNSRVGP